The following coding sequences are from one Streptomyces sp. V3I7 window:
- a CDS encoding sugar phosphate isomerase/epimerase, producing the protein MTSLSSRSSQSPDSPLSRIRVGSAPDSWGVWFPDDPVQVPWRRFLDEVAEAGYEWIELGPYGYLPIDPAVLTEETARRGLTVSAGTVFTDLHHGPGVWERTWEHVSRVAALTQAMGARHLVVIPSFWRDDKTGEVLEPDTLTPDQWRDLTSLTERLGRRVRELYGLAIVVHPHADTHIDGEENVARFLDGTDPSAVSLCLDTGHYAYCGGDSVELIETYGERIGYLHLKQVDPRVLAGVRANGTPFGPAVAQGVMCEPPAGVPALEPVLAAARKLDADLFAIVEQDMYPCDPDRPLPIARRTRAFLRSCGA; encoded by the coding sequence ATGACGTCGCTGTCATCCCGGTCCTCCCAGTCTCCCGATTCCCCCCTCTCCCGCATCCGCGTCGGTTCGGCGCCCGACTCCTGGGGCGTCTGGTTCCCGGACGACCCGGTCCAGGTGCCCTGGCGGCGCTTCCTCGACGAGGTCGCCGAGGCCGGCTACGAGTGGATCGAGCTGGGGCCGTACGGCTATCTGCCCATCGACCCGGCCGTCCTCACCGAGGAGACGGCCCGGCGCGGTCTGACGGTGTCGGCCGGCACGGTGTTCACGGACCTCCACCACGGCCCGGGTGTCTGGGAGCGGACCTGGGAGCACGTCTCCCGCGTCGCCGCCCTCACCCAGGCCATGGGCGCCCGCCACCTCGTCGTCATCCCGTCCTTCTGGCGCGACGACAAGACCGGCGAGGTGCTGGAGCCGGACACGCTCACCCCGGACCAGTGGCGCGACCTGACCTCGCTGACCGAGCGGCTGGGGCGCCGGGTGCGCGAGCTCTACGGCCTGGCGATCGTCGTCCACCCGCACGCCGACACCCATATCGACGGCGAGGAGAACGTCGCCCGCTTCCTGGACGGCACCGACCCCTCCGCCGTGTCCCTGTGCCTGGACACCGGGCACTACGCGTACTGCGGCGGGGACAGCGTCGAGCTGATCGAGACGTACGGCGAGCGCATCGGCTATCTGCACCTCAAGCAGGTGGACCCGCGGGTGCTGGCCGGCGTACGGGCGAACGGCACGCCGTTCGGACCGGCGGTCGCGCAGGGCGTGATGTGCGAGCCGCCCGCCGGGGTGCCCGCGCTGGAGCCGGTCCTCGCGGCGGCCCGGAAGCTGGACGCCGACCTGTTCGCCATCGTCGAGCAGGACATGTACCCGTGCGATCCGGACCGGCCCCTGCCGATCGCACGCCGCACCCGCGCGTTCCTGAGGTCGTGCGGGGCGTAG